A portion of the Pseudoalteromonas luteoviolacea genome contains these proteins:
- the ubiD gene encoding 4-hydroxy-3-polyprenylbenzoate decarboxylase, which produces MKYKDLREFIELLEKQGELVRVSQPISTKLEMTEIADRTLRAGGPAILFENPEGFDIPVLANLFGTPKRVAMGMGQTDVNELREVGKLLAFLKEPEPPKGIKEAIGQIPVFKQVLNMPAKEVKKAPCQQVVLSGDQVDLTKLPIQHCWPGDAAPLITWGLTVTKGPHKKRQNLGIYRQQLLGKNKIIMRWLSHRGGALDYQEWCKEHPDKPYPVSVALGADPATILGAVTPVPDTLSEYAFAGLLRGSKTEVVKSISNDLQVPASAEIVLEGYIEQGETAPEGPYGDHTGYYNEVDDFPVMTVTHITHRENPIYHSTYTGRPPDEPAILGVALNEVFVPILQKQFPEIVDFYLPPEGCSYRMAVVTMKKQYPGHAKRVMMGVWSFLRQFMYTKFVIVCDDDVNARDWNDVIWAITTRMDPARDTTMIESTPIDYLDFASPVSGLGSKMGMDATNKWPGETDREWGVPIVMDDEVKRKVDEIWDSLGIMDKQ; this is translated from the coding sequence ATGAAATATAAAGACTTAAGAGAGTTTATCGAGTTGCTTGAAAAGCAAGGTGAACTCGTGCGCGTCAGCCAACCTATTTCGACAAAGTTAGAAATGACCGAAATCGCCGACCGTACATTGCGAGCTGGCGGGCCCGCTATTTTATTTGAAAACCCTGAAGGGTTTGATATTCCTGTTTTAGCGAACCTCTTCGGTACCCCAAAACGTGTTGCCATGGGTATGGGACAAACTGATGTCAACGAACTGCGTGAAGTCGGTAAGCTGCTGGCATTTTTAAAAGAGCCCGAGCCACCAAAAGGGATCAAAGAAGCGATTGGCCAAATCCCTGTATTTAAACAGGTGCTCAATATGCCAGCCAAAGAAGTCAAAAAAGCCCCATGCCAGCAAGTTGTATTATCAGGGGATCAAGTTGACCTAACTAAATTACCAATTCAACACTGCTGGCCAGGTGATGCTGCTCCCCTTATCACCTGGGGTTTAACAGTGACTAAAGGTCCACATAAAAAACGCCAAAATTTAGGTATTTATCGCCAGCAATTGTTGGGTAAAAACAAAATAATCATGCGTTGGTTATCTCACCGCGGTGGCGCGTTAGACTACCAAGAGTGGTGTAAAGAACACCCAGACAAACCTTACCCTGTCTCGGTTGCGCTCGGTGCAGATCCAGCGACTATATTAGGGGCAGTGACACCTGTGCCAGATACACTTAGCGAGTACGCGTTTGCGGGCTTGCTGAGAGGTAGCAAAACGGAAGTAGTCAAATCTATCTCTAATGATTTACAAGTCCCAGCCAGTGCTGAAATCGTATTAGAAGGCTACATTGAGCAAGGTGAAACCGCGCCTGAAGGCCCATATGGAGACCACACAGGTTATTACAACGAAGTCGACGATTTCCCTGTGATGACGGTCACGCATATTACACATCGTGAAAACCCAATTTATCACAGCACCTATACAGGTCGTCCACCTGATGAACCCGCTATTTTGGGTGTCGCACTGAACGAAGTTTTTGTGCCTATTTTACAAAAACAATTCCCTGAAATTGTCGATTTCTACTTGCCACCAGAAGGCTGTTCATATCGTATGGCAGTTGTGACGATGAAAAAACAATACCCAGGTCATGCTAAACGCGTGATGATGGGGGTGTGGTCTTTCTTACGCCAATTTATGTACACAAAGTTTGTCATTGTTTGTGATGATGATGTCAATGCACGCGATTGGAATGATGTTATCTGGGCGATTACCACACGTATGGACCCAGCCAGAGATACCACTATGATAGAGAGTACCCCTATTGATTACCTTGATTTCGCTTCACCGGTATCTGGACTCGGATCTAAAATGGGTATGGATGCGACCAATAAGTGGCCAGGTGAAACTGATCGTGAGTGGGGTGTCCCTATTGTGATGGATGACGAAGTTAAACGTAAAGTGGATGAAATTTGGGATAGCCTGGGGATCATGGATAAGCAATAA
- a CDS encoding uroporphyrinogen-III synthase: MKFAITRPQGKGEALASELAKSHSSALCTPVLKLCSVQASPQQLLSACDADILIFISQDAVINFALQLQADDLSVPSTCKIFAVGTQTSDAVKAHLSRHATAPKRQDSEGLVALKELQAVQDLQVVIVKGRGGRTHISTALKSRGARLSTCNVYERTAAQSHSDDWLDLWREAKIDGIVITSNAAVDAIFNTHQAANQAWLQACMFVVVSERTAQHLKIQYKITDTQIVVSQGASTEALAQTIGDLNSQQGNAMTEKQQETLASTPSNEPQQVETHAKNHTAKLSKTAVLALLVALTGVGAAGGVYMYNQQQVTQQSGQIAQLSAQNSQLQSQLQTTQSALNELQNQWQAQQKSMNTQLQQQQRQVQQTLQQTLSQARQQVGGAVSSELRALARYAEFKAASERDYLGAVIVLKRLDGALSEELATDTLKLAINQDIAMLRALPKPSTEAVYMELAGLISQVDKLPLKTIDKPKERASESAELSRDISEWQANVIRSWQKIKADFLTIRQHDRPVIDPLLDAQEQQLIRAQLRSYLQQAQTAFLDQQASIFDQALSGAISTLNSYYRTSDSASNMVMEQLQVLKRAEHPVTQTPQLATPNALKEWLQ, translated from the coding sequence GTGAAGTTTGCCATCACTCGGCCGCAAGGAAAGGGAGAAGCGCTTGCCTCTGAGTTGGCAAAATCTCATTCATCAGCACTGTGTACACCAGTGCTGAAACTCTGTTCAGTTCAAGCATCACCTCAACAATTACTCAGCGCCTGTGATGCTGATATCCTCATTTTTATCTCGCAAGACGCGGTGATTAACTTTGCATTGCAACTCCAAGCAGATGATCTGTCAGTGCCTTCTACTTGTAAAATTTTTGCCGTAGGCACACAGACCTCTGATGCGGTGAAGGCACATTTATCACGCCATGCCACGGCGCCTAAGCGTCAAGACTCTGAAGGACTGGTAGCGCTAAAAGAGCTACAAGCAGTGCAAGATTTGCAGGTTGTGATAGTCAAAGGGCGCGGTGGTCGTACGCATATCTCAACAGCGCTTAAATCACGCGGAGCGAGGCTAAGTACCTGTAATGTCTATGAACGAACCGCAGCGCAAAGTCACTCAGATGACTGGTTAGACCTCTGGCGGGAAGCTAAAATTGACGGTATAGTAATTACCAGTAATGCGGCGGTTGATGCGATTTTTAATACCCATCAAGCGGCCAATCAGGCTTGGTTGCAAGCATGTATGTTTGTTGTTGTCAGTGAGCGGACAGCGCAACACCTTAAAATACAGTATAAAATAACCGATACACAGATCGTGGTGAGCCAAGGCGCCAGCACAGAGGCGTTAGCACAAACGATAGGTGATTTAAATTCCCAACAGGGCAACGCAATGACGGAAAAACAGCAAGAAACGTTGGCTTCAACCCCATCGAATGAGCCGCAGCAGGTGGAAACCCATGCAAAAAATCATACTGCCAAATTGAGCAAAACAGCGGTATTGGCGTTATTGGTCGCCTTGACGGGAGTGGGCGCTGCTGGTGGTGTCTACATGTATAACCAACAGCAGGTGACTCAGCAAAGTGGACAAATAGCGCAGTTAAGCGCGCAAAATTCGCAATTACAGTCGCAGCTGCAAACCACTCAGTCGGCATTAAACGAATTACAAAATCAGTGGCAAGCTCAACAAAAATCGATGAATACGCAATTGCAGCAACAGCAGCGACAAGTGCAACAAACATTACAACAAACCCTGTCGCAAGCGCGCCAGCAGGTAGGGGGGGCGGTTAGCTCAGAACTGCGTGCATTGGCGCGTTATGCCGAATTTAAAGCGGCCAGTGAGCGTGATTATTTAGGTGCTGTCATTGTATTAAAGCGCCTAGATGGCGCGCTATCAGAAGAGCTCGCAACAGATACATTAAAGCTCGCCATTAACCAAGATATAGCGATGCTGCGGGCACTGCCAAAGCCCAGCACTGAAGCGGTGTATATGGAACTGGCGGGGTTGATTTCTCAGGTGGATAAATTACCACTGAAAACCATTGATAAACCAAAAGAACGTGCATCTGAAAGTGCCGAACTCAGTCGTGATATCAGCGAATGGCAAGCTAACGTTATCCGCAGTTGGCAAAAAATAAAGGCAGACTTTTTGACTATTCGTCAGCATGATAGGCCTGTAATAGATCCTTTGTTAGATGCGCAAGAGCAGCAATTGATCCGAGCACAGCTACGCAGCTATTTACAGCAAGCGCAAACTGCATTCTTAGATCAGCAAGCCAGTATTTTCGACCAAGCCTTGTCGGGAGCGATATCGACTTTGAATAGCTATTATCGAACAAGTGATTCAGCTAGCAATATGGTTATGGAGCAGCTGCAGGTGTTGAAACGAGCAGAACACCCAGTTACTCAAACTCCTCAGTTGGCGACACCAAATGCACTGAAGGAGTGGTTACAATGA
- the add gene encoding adenosine deaminase, producing MINTKLPLLDLHRHLDGNVRAETILDLGQKFNMPLPAHDVEGLRPHVQVLDNAPNLMAFLAKLDWGVKVLGDYDACRRIAVENVQDAIVQNMDYTELRFSPYYMAKTHNLHPQGVVEAVVDGIQSATAGRDIKVNLIGIMSRTFGVEKCQYELDALLAFKNDLVAIDLAGDELGFPGELFIEHFKQVRDAYLGATIHAGEAEGASSIWQAVQELGATRIGHGVKAIEDPNLMDYLRDNRIGIESCLTSNLQTSTVASIETHPLKQFLDHGILATINTDDPAVQGVELDNEFEKAAPLAGLSESDIFKAQQNAIEIAFLSDADKQALLKKYA from the coding sequence ATGATCAATACCAAACTACCTTTACTTGATTTACACCGCCACTTAGACGGTAATGTGCGTGCTGAAACAATTTTAGACCTTGGTCAAAAATTCAATATGCCGCTACCAGCACACGATGTTGAAGGCCTAAGGCCACATGTGCAAGTACTCGATAACGCGCCAAATTTGATGGCATTCTTGGCTAAATTAGATTGGGGTGTAAAGGTGCTGGGTGATTATGATGCGTGTCGTCGTATTGCAGTTGAAAATGTACAAGACGCCATTGTGCAAAATATGGATTATACAGAGTTGCGCTTTAGCCCATATTACATGGCAAAAACACATAATTTGCATCCGCAAGGTGTGGTAGAGGCTGTGGTGGATGGAATTCAATCAGCCACTGCTGGACGCGATATTAAAGTGAATTTGATCGGTATCATGTCGCGTACTTTTGGTGTCGAAAAATGCCAATATGAGCTAGATGCACTTTTGGCATTTAAAAATGATTTGGTGGCGATTGATCTGGCTGGTGATGAGCTTGGATTCCCTGGCGAGTTATTTATTGAGCATTTCAAACAAGTTCGTGATGCTTATCTTGGTGCAACCATTCATGCTGGTGAAGCAGAAGGCGCGAGCAGTATTTGGCAGGCTGTTCAAGAGCTCGGTGCAACCCGCATCGGTCACGGCGTAAAGGCCATTGAAGACCCTAACCTGATGGACTACTTGCGTGATAATCGCATTGGTATTGAGTCTTGCCTAACCAGTAACCTACAAACCAGTACAGTTGCAAGCATTGAAACACACCCACTTAAGCAGTTTTTAGATCACGGTATTTTGGCGACTATCAATACCGATGACCCTGCTGTGCAAGGGGTAGAGCTTGATAATGAATTTGAAAAAGCCGCGCCATTAGCGGGCTTGAGCGAATCAGATATCTTTAAAGCACAACAAAATGCCATCGAAATTGCGTTTTTAAGTGATGCAGACAAACAAGCACTTTTGAAGAAATACGCTTAA
- a CDS encoding heme biosynthesis HemY N-terminal domain-containing protein: MIRWLLVVILFFVVMAGAHMLIDEKGYVLVSAGVYTIESTLVSLVFMLVLACVSGVILLKIVSAIWRVVAGISKRRGKKRIARQEAALEQSMWALINGQEDSLNYALQKAEFPEKWRDMQCAIQAKAALYAGKKLVAREYLQQLSEPAQSKVSQLWLAAEQEGQALESLAPQAEMKKATPTQLHAYVSALLQAKDWDTLQSTIVQRYKQLHWGEAQWDAFFNDYFSAIVQFTDKDLQALQGALPRGLRALSNNAFMTVCVRTGQLAPIRKELIKLLKKGQVVELAEILQYLGGADIELRKLVQSKLKKQPEQPDLLFCLACLANGEGDHSLAAKIFDTLSSEPWQVLWQHQAQQAFAKTGQFEKAYLLLNDQHN; this comes from the coding sequence ATGATACGCTGGTTATTGGTGGTCATATTGTTTTTCGTCGTGATGGCTGGTGCACATATGTTGATCGATGAGAAGGGCTATGTCTTAGTATCGGCGGGCGTGTATACCATAGAGAGCACACTGGTTTCACTGGTGTTTATGCTGGTTTTAGCATGTGTCAGTGGCGTAATTTTGCTAAAAATCGTTAGCGCTATTTGGCGTGTTGTAGCTGGTATCTCAAAACGTCGTGGCAAAAAACGTATTGCTCGTCAGGAAGCTGCGCTGGAGCAGAGTATGTGGGCGCTGATAAATGGCCAAGAAGACAGCTTAAATTATGCCCTGCAAAAAGCTGAATTTCCCGAAAAGTGGCGGGATATGCAGTGTGCAATTCAAGCCAAAGCGGCATTGTATGCAGGGAAAAAATTGGTGGCCAGAGAGTATTTGCAGCAACTGAGTGAGCCGGCACAAAGTAAGGTTAGTCAACTTTGGTTAGCTGCGGAGCAGGAGGGGCAAGCACTGGAAAGTTTGGCACCCCAAGCAGAGATGAAAAAAGCCACACCGACGCAATTGCATGCCTATGTCAGTGCGCTGCTGCAAGCGAAAGACTGGGATACGTTACAGTCGACGATAGTGCAGCGTTATAAACAGCTGCACTGGGGTGAGGCGCAGTGGGATGCCTTTTTTAATGACTACTTTTCTGCCATTGTGCAATTCACAGACAAAGACCTTCAAGCGCTACAGGGGGCACTGCCTCGTGGGCTGAGAGCGTTGAGTAATAATGCATTTATGACTGTTTGTGTACGAACAGGTCAATTAGCACCAATTCGCAAAGAGTTGATAAAGCTTTTGAAAAAAGGCCAAGTTGTCGAGCTTGCTGAGATTTTACAGTACTTAGGTGGTGCAGATATCGAATTGCGTAAATTGGTACAAAGTAAATTGAAAAAACAACCTGAGCAACCTGATTTGTTGTTTTGTTTAGCCTGCTTGGCCAATGGTGAGGGGGATCATAGCCTCGCCGCGAAAATTTTTGATACATTATCGAGTGAGCCGTGGCAAGTTTTATGGCAGCATCAAGCGCAGCAGGCATTTGCAAAAACTGGGCAGTTTGAAAAAGCCTATTTACTCTTAAACGACCAGCATAATTAA
- a CDS encoding CBS domain-containing protein yields MAKQFISDIMSGQFPNITPDTEITDAIEQLHKFGLFGAPVQDSQGKLIGFISEQQLLAPLLQSSYFCDGANQVAELMSTDTLSVTQETTIVDLATQMQQNKPKIYPVLEDEKVIAIVTRSQIIAALKDNYLSCSAH; encoded by the coding sequence ATGGCAAAACAATTTATCTCAGACATCATGTCAGGACAATTTCCAAACATCACACCCGATACTGAAATTACGGATGCAATTGAGCAGCTACACAAATTTGGGTTATTTGGTGCTCCAGTGCAAGACAGCCAAGGTAAGTTGATCGGATTCATCTCCGAGCAACAATTACTTGCACCACTACTGCAAAGTAGCTATTTCTGTGATGGCGCCAATCAAGTTGCAGAGCTCATGAGTACAGATACATTGTCGGTTACGCAGGAAACCACGATTGTCGACTTAGCTACTCAAATGCAGCAAAACAAGCCAAAAATTTATCCAGTGTTGGAAGATGAAAAAGTGATTGCCATCGTGACGCGTAGTCAGATCATCGCGGCATTAAAAGATAATTATTTAAGCTGCTCAGCACACTGA
- a CDS encoding GGDEF and EAL domain-containing protein codes for MKTITKIAQRLLFACIGLHATQTLAQTLPTEVFDNHSAVMLLIEPDSGKIVRANQAAADFYGYNKAQLQALYIQEINQFSPQQVEKERLSALNEGRNYFIFQHRLANGENRTVSVYSSPFMASNGEALLFSVIQDVSERRKLEHALWHYQSNLEQQVAQQTREIKHASTVQVFLLSSVIGIFVGTTVILGWGFLRLRKTKKRSEFHRARLNAIFDAIGDYLIFTDVNDKVLSANRSAYQDLGELDNKAIVDVLSKCVCLEQLQFEPKECQIKTNFGTLDVEISKTDVLDHNGGLYGHIFLLQNITQRLADEKEQRLASTVFSTTSEGVLVSDKDNCIQMVNRAFTDITGFSGPEVMGKTPAIFNSGRHDTAYFTQLYDALSTRGHWEGEIWNKRKNGEVYPSWLQVSAVFDQHGDIDMYVALFNDITSRKRNEQLMWQQANFDNLTDLANRHHYHAKFDIALAQAQRKQTRVAVCFIDLDRFKAVNDTLGHHIGDLLLIEAANRIRECTRNSDTVARLGGDEFALLLPDMDLISDMEKLADKVLTALSAPFHLEGHEAYVSGSMGITFYPDDGEDRKVLLRNADSAMYKAKESGRNCYQFFTTAMHEHAKARSQLEGALHRALANQELRVVYQPIVGDEQRLGCEALLRWHNEVLGDVSPADFIPISEELGLIISMGEWVLYQACAQARAWLTKTQRPFFVSVNVSSIQFKRQNVVALVAKVLKDTGLPAESLTLEITETVLADNSDDIERQLEQLRAMGVGLAIDDFGTGYSSLGYLKRFPLSKLKIDRAFIKDLPDDEEDKTLISAIISMASKLKLTVIAEGVETEAQLDLLQELGCDYTQGYLHAKPCSASEFEVFLQQYHDASTHSQI; via the coding sequence TTGAAGACAATAACAAAAATAGCGCAGCGTTTACTCTTTGCGTGTATTGGGCTGCATGCTACACAGACTCTCGCACAAACATTGCCAACAGAAGTGTTTGATAATCATAGTGCGGTCATGCTGCTAATTGAGCCAGATAGCGGAAAAATAGTGCGGGCTAATCAAGCCGCCGCTGATTTTTATGGCTACAACAAAGCACAGCTCCAAGCCTTATATATTCAAGAAATTAATCAGTTCTCGCCCCAGCAAGTGGAAAAAGAACGCCTTTCTGCGCTCAATGAAGGGCGAAATTATTTTATCTTTCAACATCGTTTAGCGAACGGCGAAAATCGAACGGTGTCAGTGTACTCTTCTCCATTTATGGCGAGCAATGGCGAAGCTTTGTTATTTTCGGTGATACAAGATGTCAGTGAAAGGCGCAAGTTGGAGCATGCGTTGTGGCACTACCAAAGTAACCTTGAGCAGCAAGTTGCCCAGCAAACTCGGGAAATAAAACATGCCAGCACAGTGCAAGTTTTTCTTCTTAGCAGTGTCATCGGAATTTTTGTTGGTACGACCGTGATATTAGGCTGGGGGTTTCTCCGGTTGCGTAAAACTAAAAAGCGCTCTGAATTTCATCGTGCCAGATTAAACGCCATTTTTGATGCCATTGGCGACTACCTTATTTTTACGGATGTAAATGATAAGGTGCTGTCTGCTAATCGTTCGGCCTACCAAGATTTAGGCGAACTTGATAACAAAGCAATTGTGGATGTACTTTCTAAATGTGTATGCCTTGAGCAGCTCCAGTTTGAACCCAAAGAATGCCAAATAAAGACCAACTTCGGCACATTGGATGTCGAGATCAGCAAAACAGATGTGTTGGATCACAACGGTGGATTATATGGGCATATATTCTTGTTACAAAATATCACGCAGCGCTTGGCGGATGAAAAAGAGCAGCGCTTGGCTAGTACCGTATTTTCGACGACCAGTGAAGGGGTTTTAGTTTCTGATAAAGACAATTGTATTCAAATGGTGAACCGTGCTTTTACGGATATAACTGGTTTTTCTGGGCCAGAAGTGATGGGCAAAACACCTGCTATTTTTAATTCAGGACGTCATGACACCGCTTACTTTACACAGTTGTATGATGCGCTTAGTACACGCGGCCACTGGGAAGGTGAGATTTGGAATAAACGCAAAAATGGAGAGGTGTATCCTAGCTGGCTACAAGTATCTGCGGTATTTGATCAGCATGGTGACATAGACATGTATGTTGCGTTATTTAATGACATCACATCACGTAAGCGCAATGAGCAATTGATGTGGCAGCAAGCTAACTTCGATAACTTAACTGATTTAGCAAATCGCCATCACTATCATGCTAAATTTGATATCGCACTGGCACAAGCTCAGCGTAAACAAACACGGGTCGCGGTATGTTTTATCGATCTTGATCGGTTTAAAGCCGTGAATGACACATTAGGCCATCATATTGGCGATTTACTGTTGATAGAGGCTGCTAATCGGATCCGGGAGTGTACGAGAAATTCAGATACTGTGGCGCGTTTGGGTGGAGATGAGTTTGCCTTGTTACTGCCTGATATGGACTTGATCAGTGATATGGAAAAGTTAGCGGACAAGGTTTTGACTGCATTAAGTGCGCCGTTTCACCTTGAGGGTCATGAGGCGTATGTCTCAGGCAGTATGGGGATCACGTTTTACCCTGACGATGGCGAAGACCGCAAAGTGTTATTACGTAACGCAGACAGTGCTATGTATAAAGCTAAAGAAAGTGGCCGTAATTGCTACCAGTTTTTTACCACCGCCATGCACGAGCACGCTAAAGCGCGCAGTCAGCTGGAAGGGGCACTGCACCGTGCGTTGGCTAATCAAGAGCTGCGCGTGGTGTACCAACCTATCGTGGGTGATGAGCAGAGACTTGGTTGTGAGGCATTATTACGTTGGCATAATGAGGTATTGGGTGACGTTTCTCCGGCTGACTTCATTCCCATTAGTGAAGAGTTGGGGCTTATTATTTCTATGGGCGAGTGGGTATTATATCAGGCCTGTGCACAAGCTCGCGCATGGTTGACGAAGACTCAGCGGCCATTTTTTGTTTCGGTCAATGTGTCTAGTATACAGTTTAAGCGTCAAAATGTGGTTGCTTTGGTGGCTAAAGTACTCAAAGACACAGGGTTACCAGCGGAGAGCTTGACGCTCGAGATCACAGAAACCGTATTAGCTGACAATTCAGACGATATCGAAAGGCAGCTAGAGCAATTGCGAGCGATGGGGGTTGGGTTGGCAATAGATGACTTTGGAACGGGGTATTCTTCACTGGGTTATTTGAAACGTTTTCCGCTTTCTAAACTGAAGATTGACCGAGCATTTATTAAAGATTTACCCGATGATGAAGAAGATAAAACACTGATTAGCGCAATAATTTCGATGGCCAGTAAACTGAAACTGACTGTTATAGCTGAAGGGGTAGAAACCGAAGCGCAGTTAGACTTATTGCAAGAACTTGGTTGTGATTATACTCAAGGGTATTTGCATGCCAAGCCCTGTAGTGCCAGTGAGTTTGAAGTATTTCTGCAGCAATATCATGATGCATCTACTCATTCGCAGATTTGA
- the hemC gene encoding hydroxymethylbilane synthase, translating to MTETKNSVRIATRKSALALWQAEYVKARLEHFHPGLVVELVPMSTKGDKILDTPLAKIGGKGLFVKELEQAMLEGRADIAVHSMKDVPVEFPEGLALHTICEREDPRDAFVSNQYKHISELPAGAVVGTSSLRRQCQIRAARPDLVIKDLRGNVNTRLAKLDAGEFDAIILAAAGLIRLEMPERIASFVSVEDSLPANGQGAVGIECRSDDARIQALLAPLEHAATRARVLAERAMNRRLEGGCQVPIGAYAELQAGQLYVRGLVGAVDGSKILRAELTGDVANAEVLGIELAEALLAQGADSILADVYRDA from the coding sequence ATGACAGAAACAAAAAATAGCGTGCGTATTGCAACACGTAAAAGTGCATTGGCACTTTGGCAAGCAGAGTATGTAAAAGCGAGACTAGAGCATTTTCACCCAGGGCTTGTGGTCGAATTAGTGCCTATGTCAACCAAAGGTGACAAGATCTTAGATACACCACTGGCTAAAATTGGCGGCAAGGGGTTATTTGTCAAAGAGCTTGAGCAAGCCATGCTAGAAGGGCGTGCAGACATCGCAGTGCATTCAATGAAAGATGTACCGGTTGAGTTTCCAGAAGGGCTTGCGCTACATACTATTTGTGAGCGTGAAGATCCGCGCGACGCATTTGTTTCAAATCAATATAAACACATCAGTGAATTACCAGCAGGTGCTGTGGTGGGTACCTCCAGTTTACGTCGCCAATGTCAGATCCGAGCAGCTCGTCCAGACTTAGTTATTAAAGATTTGCGTGGCAATGTAAATACGCGCTTAGCCAAATTAGACGCAGGTGAATTTGATGCCATTATTCTCGCTGCAGCGGGTCTAATTCGCCTAGAAATGCCAGAGCGTATTGCGAGCTTTGTTTCTGTTGAAGATTCACTACCGGCGAATGGTCAAGGTGCCGTTGGCATTGAATGTCGTAGTGATGATGCACGTATTCAGGCACTGTTGGCGCCGCTGGAGCATGCCGCAACAAGGGCACGTGTGTTGGCAGAAAGAGCGATGAACCGCCGTTTAGAAGGCGGATGTCAAGTTCCTATTGGTGCGTATGCTGAGCTGCAAGCAGGCCAGCTATATGTACGTGGTTTAGTGGGGGCTGTTGATGGCAGCAAAATCTTAAGAGCGGAATTGACTGGTGATGTTGCCAATGCAGAAGTACTTGGCATTGAGCTTGCTGAGGCACTTTTAGCGCAAGGTGCGGATAGCATTCTAGCGGACGTTTATAGAGACGCTTAA
- the fre gene encoding NAD(P)H-flavin reductase: protein MQILKARVEAISPLTEFVHKVLLKPQHDAEFSAGHYLQLVLGEKDKRAFSIASSPSRKQELELHIGASGADSYAMQALDHLREAHSNDAEVDLEVGLGISQVRPEQSRPLVLLAGGTGFSYVKSMADYLAEIDYDQPVLFYWGVKEESALYAKAEMEAWANSKANFQFIPVVENASADWTGHTGYVHQAVMKDIVSLEPYSVYMAGRFDMIGIVRDDFINHGAQRDFMFADAFAFIK, encoded by the coding sequence ATGCAAATACTAAAAGCGCGTGTAGAGGCCATTTCTCCTCTCACTGAATTTGTTCATAAGGTGCTATTAAAGCCACAACATGATGCAGAATTTTCTGCGGGTCACTATTTACAACTCGTACTTGGCGAGAAAGATAAGCGTGCTTTCTCTATTGCCAGCAGCCCTTCGAGAAAACAAGAACTTGAATTGCACATTGGTGCATCAGGTGCTGACTCTTATGCAATGCAGGCACTGGATCACTTGAGAGAAGCGCACAGCAATGATGCTGAAGTAGATCTTGAAGTGGGACTGGGTATCTCACAAGTTCGCCCTGAACAATCAAGACCTTTAGTATTACTCGCTGGCGGCACTGGCTTTTCTTACGTTAAATCAATGGCAGATTACTTAGCTGAAATTGACTACGATCAGCCGGTTTTATTCTACTGGGGTGTAAAAGAAGAATCTGCACTCTATGCGAAAGCAGAAATGGAGGCTTGGGCAAACAGCAAAGCAAACTTCCAATTTATCCCTGTCGTAGAAAATGCATCTGCTGACTGGACTGGCCATACTGGCTATGTGCATCAGGCTGTGATGAAAGACATCGTCTCATTAGAGCCATACAGTGTTTATATGGCTGGACGCTTTGACATGATCGGTATTGTACGTGATGACTTTATCAATCACGGTGCACAACGTGACTTTATGTTCGCGGATGCCTTTGCATTTATCAAATAA